A genomic region of Herbaspirillum sp. DW155 contains the following coding sequences:
- a CDS encoding ABC transporter substrate-binding protein, with protein sequence MFLKRVIQTAAGALLLSASLAASAQTAICYNCPPEWADWAAQIKAIKDKTGITVPPDNKNSGQALAQLTAEKASPVADFTYLGVSFGIEAKNKDLVAAYKPAHWNDIPNGLKDPDGYWVTIHSGTMGIMVNVDALKGKPVPKSWADLQKPEYKGLIGYLDPASAFVGYVGAVAINQAMGGTLDDFSPAITYFKNLQKNQPIVPKQTSYARLISGEIPILLGYDFDAYRAKYKDHANVAFVIPTEGTVTVPYVVSLVKNGPHQADAKKVLDFLLSDQGQAIWANAYLRPVRASAMSREAEARFLPASEYARAKSVDYGKMAEAQRKFGERYLVEVR encoded by the coding sequence ATGTTCCTGAAACGTGTTATTCAAACTGCCGCCGGCGCGCTGTTGCTGTCGGCTTCCCTGGCCGCATCGGCCCAGACCGCGATCTGCTACAACTGCCCGCCCGAGTGGGCGGACTGGGCCGCGCAGATCAAGGCCATCAAGGACAAGACCGGCATCACCGTGCCGCCCGACAACAAGAACAGCGGCCAGGCCCTGGCCCAGCTGACGGCCGAGAAGGCCAGTCCGGTGGCCGATTTCACCTACCTGGGCGTGTCCTTCGGCATCGAAGCGAAGAACAAGGACCTGGTGGCCGCCTACAAGCCGGCGCACTGGAACGACATCCCCAACGGACTGAAGGATCCTGACGGTTACTGGGTCACCATCCACTCCGGCACCATGGGCATCATGGTCAACGTCGACGCCTTGAAGGGCAAGCCGGTGCCCAAGTCCTGGGCCGACCTGCAAAAGCCGGAATACAAGGGCCTGATCGGCTACCTCGACCCCGCCTCGGCCTTCGTCGGCTACGTCGGTGCCGTGGCCATCAACCAGGCCATGGGCGGCACGCTGGACGATTTCTCGCCGGCCATCACCTACTTCAAGAACCTGCAGAAGAACCAGCCCATCGTCCCCAAGCAGACCTCCTACGCGCGTCTGATCTCGGGTGAGATTCCCATCCTGCTGGGCTATGACTTCGACGCCTATCGCGCCAAGTACAAGGACCACGCCAACGTCGCCTTCGTGATCCCCACCGAAGGGACCGTCACCGTGCCCTACGTGGTCTCGCTGGTGAAGAACGGCCCGCACCAGGCCGATGCCAAGAAGGTGCTGGACTTCCTGCTGTCCGACCAGGGCCAGGCCATCTGGGCCAATGCCTACCTGCGTCCGGTGCGTGCCTCGGCCATGTCCAGGGAAGCGGAAGCACGCTTCCTGCCGGCTTCTGAATACGCCCGTGCCAAGTCGGTGGACTACGGCAAGATGGCCGAAGCGCAGCGCAAGTTCGGCGAGCGTTACCTGGTCGAAGTGCGTTAA
- a CDS encoding ABC transporter permease subunit yields MQNRFRFYLQLAFTLLVCAFLVVPVVLSMLAGVTENFFVGLSSGLTLRWVAQVWEMYQPTIWRSLIIALACLAVTLAAGVPLAYMLARYRGGHSRLARVIEELLMMPVAVPGLATALALIMAYGQLRGFRASILFILVGHVIFTLPFMVRPVLAVMQSSQLAQLEEAAASLGAGRLRRFFGIVIPNAASGILAGALMVVTLSIGEFNITWMLHTPLTQTLPVGLADAYASMRLEVGSAYTLIFFFMIIPLLIGMQWATQATRKKVSL; encoded by the coding sequence ATGCAGAATCGTTTCCGTTTTTATCTTCAACTGGCCTTCACGCTGCTGGTATGCGCCTTCCTGGTGGTGCCGGTGGTGTTGTCGATGCTGGCCGGTGTGACCGAGAATTTCTTCGTCGGCTTGTCCAGCGGGCTCACGCTGCGCTGGGTGGCGCAGGTGTGGGAGATGTACCAGCCCACCATCTGGCGTTCGCTCATCATCGCCCTGGCTTGCCTGGCGGTGACGCTGGCAGCCGGGGTGCCGCTGGCCTACATGCTGGCGCGCTACCGTGGCGGCCATAGCCGCCTGGCGCGCGTGATCGAAGAGTTGCTCATGATGCCGGTGGCCGTGCCGGGCCTGGCCACCGCACTGGCGCTGATCATGGCCTATGGGCAGCTGCGCGGGTTCCGCGCCAGCATCCTCTTCATCCTGGTCGGCCACGTGATCTTCACGCTGCCTTTCATGGTGCGCCCGGTACTGGCGGTGATGCAGTCCTCGCAGCTGGCGCAGCTGGAAGAAGCCGCTGCCAGCCTGGGCGCCGGACGCCTGCGCCGCTTCTTCGGCATCGTCATTCCCAATGCGGCCTCTGGCATCCTGGCCGGCGCGTTGATGGTGGTCACGCTCTCCATCGGCGAATTCAACATCACCTGGATGCTGCACACGCCGCTGACCCAGACCCTGCCGGTGGGCCTGGCCGATGCCTATGCATCGATGCGGCTGGAGGTGGGATCGGCCTATACGCTGATCTTCTTTTTCATGATCATTCCGCTCCTGATCGGCATGCAGTGGGCGACCCAGGCAACACGCAAGAAAGTCAGTCTATGA
- the leuS gene encoding leucine--tRNA ligase, giving the protein MQDKYSPAEVEQSAQQHWNAIDAYKTVENARDKEGRDKKKFYACSMLPYPSGKLHMGHVRNYTINDVMYRYLRMNGYNVLMPMGWDAFGMPAENAAMANGVPPAQWTYSNIEYMKSQMQSMGLAIDWSREMTACRPEYYKWNQWMFLKMLEKGIIYKKTGTVNWDPIDQTVLANEQVIDGRGWRSGAVIEKREIPMYYAKITDYADELLEHVETKLPGWPERVRLMQANWIGKSTGVRFAFPHQIKGADGQLINDGKLFVFTTRADTIMGVTFCAVAPEHPLATLAAENNPALQAFIAECKQGSVIEADMATMEKKGMPTGLYVTHPLTGDQVEVWIGNYVLITYGDGAVMGVPAHDERDFAFARKYNLPIKQVIGVEGKTYSTEAWEEWYGDKEAGKTIHSGKYDGLGYQAAVDAVAADLAAQGLGEKKVTFRLRDWGISRQRYWGTPIPIIHCPDCGDVPVPEKDLPVVLPEDCVPDGSGNPLNKHEQFLKVDCPCCGKPARRETDTMDTFVDSSWYYMRYTSPGSNEAMVDSRNDYWMPMDQYIGGIEHAVLHLLYARFWTKVMRDFGLVKFDEPFTNLLTQGMVLNETYYREDAAGKKTWYNPADVDLSFDDKGRPVSAVLKEDGQPVMIGGTEKMSKSKNNGIDPQAQIDQYGADTARLFTMFASPPEQTLEWSGAGVEGANRFLRRVWAFGYNNATRITAAGAVDAAQLDDGLKTLRREVHKILQQADNDFKRIQYNTVVSACMKMLNTLEAAKPAAGAAGDAVIAECFSIFLRVLNPVAPHITHVLWQELGYAGTHGDILDAAWPQVDAAALEQSEIKLVVQVNGKLRGEVTVSKDADKAAIEAAALANEDVKKFLTGAPKKVIVVPGKLVNIVA; this is encoded by the coding sequence ATGCAAGATAAATACAGCCCCGCCGAAGTCGAACAGTCCGCGCAGCAGCATTGGAACGCCATCGACGCCTACAAGACCGTCGAAAACGCCCGCGACAAGGAAGGCCGCGACAAGAAGAAGTTCTACGCCTGCTCGATGCTGCCCTATCCCTCCGGCAAGCTGCACATGGGCCACGTGCGCAACTACACCATCAACGACGTGATGTACCGCTACCTGCGCATGAACGGCTACAACGTCCTGATGCCCATGGGCTGGGACGCCTTCGGCATGCCCGCTGAAAACGCCGCCATGGCCAATGGCGTGCCGCCGGCGCAATGGACTTATTCCAATATCGAATATATGAAATCGCAGATGCAGTCCATGGGCCTGGCCATCGACTGGTCGCGCGAGATGACCGCCTGCCGTCCCGAGTACTACAAGTGGAACCAGTGGATGTTCCTGAAGATGCTGGAGAAGGGCATCATCTACAAGAAGACCGGGACCGTGAACTGGGACCCGATCGACCAGACCGTGCTGGCCAACGAGCAGGTCATCGACGGCCGTGGCTGGCGCTCCGGCGCCGTGATCGAAAAGCGCGAGATCCCGATGTACTACGCCAAGATCACCGACTACGCCGACGAGCTGCTCGAACACGTCGAGACCAAACTGCCCGGCTGGCCCGAGCGCGTGCGCCTGATGCAGGCCAACTGGATCGGCAAGTCCACCGGCGTGCGCTTTGCCTTCCCGCACCAGATCAAGGGCGCGGACGGCCAGCTGATCAACGATGGCAAGCTGTTCGTCTTCACCACCCGCGCCGACACCATCATGGGGGTGACCTTCTGCGCCGTGGCCCCGGAACATCCGCTGGCCACGCTCGCCGCAGAAAACAACCCGGCCCTGCAAGCCTTCATCGCCGAATGCAAGCAGGGCAGCGTGATCGAAGCCGACATGGCGACGATGGAAAAGAAAGGCATGCCCACCGGTCTGTACGTGACCCATCCGCTGACCGGCGATCAGGTCGAGGTGTGGATCGGCAACTATGTGCTCATCACCTACGGCGACGGCGCCGTGATGGGCGTGCCGGCGCATGACGAGCGCGACTTCGCCTTCGCCCGCAAATACAATCTGCCGATCAAGCAGGTCATCGGCGTGGAAGGCAAGACCTACTCCACCGAGGCCTGGGAAGAATGGTACGGCGACAAGGAAGCCGGCAAGACCATCCACTCCGGCAAGTACGATGGCCTGGGCTATCAGGCGGCCGTGGATGCAGTGGCCGCCGATCTGGCCGCGCAGGGCCTGGGTGAGAAGAAGGTGACCTTCCGCCTGCGCGACTGGGGCATCTCGCGCCAGCGCTACTGGGGTACGCCTATCCCCATCATCCACTGCCCCGACTGCGGCGACGTGCCCGTGCCCGAGAAAGACCTGCCGGTGGTGCTGCCGGAAGACTGCGTACCGGACGGCAGCGGCAATCCGTTGAACAAGCATGAGCAATTCCTCAAGGTCGACTGCCCCTGCTGCGGCAAGCCGGCCCGCCGTGAGACCGACACCATGGACACCTTCGTGGATTCGTCCTGGTACTACATGCGCTATACCTCGCCGGGCAGCAACGAGGCGATGGTGGACTCCCGCAACGATTACTGGATGCCCATGGACCAGTACATCGGCGGCATCGAACACGCCGTGCTGCACCTGCTGTACGCACGCTTCTGGACCAAGGTCATGCGCGACTTCGGCCTGGTCAAGTTCGACGAGCCGTTCACCAATCTGTTGACGCAAGGCATGGTCTTGAACGAGACCTACTATCGCGAAGACGCTGCCGGCAAGAAGACCTGGTACAACCCGGCCGACGTGGACCTGTCCTTCGACGACAAGGGCCGCCCGGTCTCGGCCGTATTGAAGGAAGACGGCCAGCCGGTGATGATCGGCGGCACCGAGAAGATGTCCAAGTCCAAGAACAACGGCATCGACCCGCAAGCGCAGATCGACCAGTACGGCGCCGACACGGCGCGCCTGTTCACCATGTTCGCCTCGCCCCCGGAACAGACCCTGGAATGGTCCGGTGCCGGTGTCGAAGGCGCCAACCGCTTCCTGCGCCGCGTCTGGGCCTTCGGCTACAACAACGCCACGCGCATTACCGCGGCGGGCGCAGTCGATGCGGCCCAGCTCGACGATGGCCTGAAGACCCTGCGCCGCGAAGTGCACAAGATCCTGCAGCAGGCCGACAACGACTTCAAACGCATCCAGTACAACACCGTGGTCTCGGCCTGCATGAAGATGCTCAACACGCTGGAAGCCGCCAAGCCGGCAGCGGGCGCAGCAGGTGATGCGGTCATCGCCGAGTGCTTCTCGATCTTCCTGCGCGTGCTGAACCCGGTGGCCCCGCACATCACCCACGTGCTGTGGCAGGAACTGGGCTATGCCGGCACGCACGGTGACATCCTCGATGCCGCCTGGCCGCAGGTCGATGCCGCCGCGCTGGAGCAGAGCGAGATCAAGCTGGTGGTGCAGGTCAACGGCAAGCTGCGCGGTGAAGTCACCGTGTCCAAGGACGCCGACAAGGCCGCCATCGAAGCCGCTGCCCTGGCCAATGAAGACGTCAAGAAATTCCTGACCGGCGCCCCGAAGAAGGTGATCGTGGTGCCGGGCAAGCTGGTCAACATCGTTGCCTGA
- a CDS encoding LacI family DNA-binding transcriptional regulator — MRPSIKQVAHLAGVSIATVSRLLNKPGSVSAETAEKIHRSIAELGFRPNFTGRNLRAGNSRTVGVVVPTLSNTVFAQCLQGIELAARELDYSVMFTTTEYLPQDESAAVELLLGHRVDGVILTVADAGANATLDLLERERIPFVLAYNQLAAAEAAAHRTSVSVDNRVAACDAVSHLIALGHRRIQMLSGRFNASDRAMQRYCGYLDAMHAAGLAPLPAIEVERHTLTAATDYQQMMADPLHRPTALFCSNDLLALSAMRDLRALGLQVPGDISVMGFDGIPVGALIEPVLASVVQPSEQIGDVALRTLVAAIERALPAAAVAAGDDASVHATAIAGVRHILPHVLREGGSVAPPAQRSQHAS, encoded by the coding sequence GTGCGCCCGTCCATCAAACAAGTTGCCCACCTGGCTGGTGTCTCCATTGCCACTGTGTCCCGCCTGCTCAACAAGCCCGGCTCGGTGAGCGCGGAAACGGCCGAGAAGATCCACCGCAGCATCGCCGAACTGGGCTTTCGTCCCAATTTCACCGGGCGCAACTTGCGCGCCGGCAATTCGCGCACGGTCGGGGTGGTCGTGCCGACGCTCTCCAACACGGTCTTTGCGCAATGCCTGCAGGGCATCGAGCTGGCTGCCCGGGAGCTGGACTACTCGGTCATGTTCACCACCACCGAATACCTGCCGCAAGACGAATCGGCGGCCGTCGAGCTGCTGCTGGGCCATCGTGTCGACGGTGTGATCCTGACGGTGGCCGATGCCGGTGCCAATGCCACGCTGGACCTGCTGGAACGCGAGCGCATCCCCTTCGTGCTGGCCTACAACCAGCTGGCTGCGGCCGAAGCGGCGGCGCACCGGACCTCGGTCTCGGTGGACAACCGCGTCGCCGCCTGCGATGCCGTCAGCCACCTGATCGCGCTGGGGCACCGCCGCATCCAGATGCTCTCGGGGCGCTTCAATGCGTCCGACCGCGCCATGCAGCGCTACTGCGGTTATCTCGATGCCATGCACGCCGCCGGTCTGGCGCCGCTGCCGGCCATCGAGGTCGAGCGCCACACACTGACCGCCGCCACCGACTATCAGCAGATGATGGCCGATCCGCTGCACCGTCCCACGGCGCTGTTCTGTTCCAACGACCTGCTGGCCCTGAGCGCCATGCGCGACCTGCGCGCGCTGGGCTTGCAGGTGCCGGGCGATATCTCGGTGATGGGCTTCGACGGCATCCCCGTGGGTGCGCTCATCGAGCCGGTGCTGGCCAGCGTGGTGCAGCCCTCGGAACAGATCGGCGACGTCGCCCTGCGCACCCTGGTCGCGGCCATCGAGCGCGCGCTGCCGGCTGCTGCCGTGGCGGCTGGGGACGATGCCTCCGTTCACGCTACCGCTATCGCTGGTGTGCGCCACATCCTCCCGCATGTGCTGCGCGAGGGGGGATCGGTGGCGCCGCCTGCGCAGCGTTCGCAACACGCATCCTGA
- the dapB gene encoding 4-hydroxy-tetrahydrodipicolinate reductase, producing the protein MTALNIAVAGASGRMGRMLIEAILNADGLKLSGALDTPTSPVLGTDAGLFLGKTTGVVIESDLARGLAGADVLIDFTRPEGTLKHLEYCAAHGVKVVIGTTGFEAEGKAAIAEFAKRTAIMAAPNMSVGVNVTLKLLEMAAKNFSHGYDIEIIEAHHRHKVDAPSGTALKMGEVIADALGRKLDDVAVYAREGVTGERDPSSIGFATVRGGDIIGDHTVLFAGIGERIEISHKSSSRVSYAMGSLRAARFLADKDTGLYDMQDVLGFK; encoded by the coding sequence ATGACTGCATTGAATATCGCCGTGGCCGGCGCCTCCGGGCGCATGGGCCGCATGCTGATCGAAGCCATCCTCAATGCCGATGGCCTCAAGCTCTCCGGCGCCCTGGATACGCCCACCTCGCCCGTCCTCGGCACCGATGCCGGCCTGTTCCTGGGCAAGACCACCGGTGTGGTCATCGAATCGGACCTGGCGCGCGGCCTGGCCGGCGCTGACGTGCTGATCGACTTCACCCGCCCTGAAGGCACGTTGAAGCACCTGGAATACTGCGCCGCCCATGGCGTGAAGGTGGTCATCGGCACCACCGGCTTCGAGGCCGAAGGCAAAGCGGCCATCGCCGAATTCGCCAAGCGCACCGCCATCATGGCCGCGCCCAACATGAGCGTGGGCGTCAACGTCACCTTGAAGCTGCTGGAGATGGCGGCCAAGAATTTCTCGCACGGCTACGACATCGAGATCATCGAAGCCCATCACCGCCACAAGGTCGACGCTCCTTCGGGCACGGCGCTGAAGATGGGTGAAGTCATCGCCGATGCGCTGGGCAGGAAGCTCGACGACGTGGCCGTCTACGCCCGCGAAGGCGTCACCGGTGAACGCGATCCCTCCTCCATCGGTTTTGCCACCGTGCGCGGCGGCGACATCATCGGCGACCACACGGTGTTGTTCGCCGGCATCGGCGAGCGCATCGAGATTTCGCACAAGTCTTCCAGCCGCGTCTCGTACGCCATGGGCAGCCTGCGCGCCGCACGCTTCCTGGCCGACAAGGACACCGGCCTGTACGACATGCAGGATGTGCTGGGCTTCAAGTAA
- a CDS encoding ABC transporter ATP-binding protein, with the protein MKPKQEAVSIRLQQCAKSFANGTRALQPLDLDIHPGETLVLLGPSGCGKTTTLRMIAGLEFPDEGGRVLFGDEDVTALPIEKRGVGMVFQNYALFPNMSVGENIAYGMKIRKIPAGERAERVEQLLEMVHLQGLSHRRVDQLSGGQKQRVALARALAMEPRVLLLDEPLTALDAKLREAVRSDLNKLLRSLGITAIYVTHDQGEAMALGDRIVVMERGKISQIGTPREIYYHPANDFVADFIGAMNRVEGVLSGDRLLLPHGSLPLLDKLDAARQGQPACAMFRPEDVQVVDLTEADGHCVRGKVLNTFFLGDRTRFEIDIGVERPVIAETSRRGWWEAGQPIAIRVPAEALVKLALRAEKETA; encoded by the coding sequence ATGAAGCCCAAGCAAGAAGCCGTTTCCATCCGCCTGCAGCAATGCGCCAAGTCCTTCGCCAATGGCACGCGCGCGCTGCAGCCCCTGGACCTCGACATCCATCCCGGTGAAACCCTGGTCCTGCTGGGCCCCTCGGGTTGCGGCAAGACCACCACGCTGCGCATGATCGCGGGACTGGAGTTTCCCGATGAAGGTGGGCGCGTGCTCTTCGGCGACGAAGACGTGACCGCGCTGCCCATCGAGAAACGCGGTGTGGGCATGGTGTTCCAGAACTATGCGCTGTTCCCCAACATGAGCGTGGGCGAGAACATCGCCTATGGCATGAAGATCCGCAAGATCCCGGCCGGCGAGCGGGCCGAGCGCGTCGAGCAGCTGCTTGAGATGGTGCATCTGCAAGGCCTGTCGCATCGCCGCGTGGACCAGCTCTCGGGTGGCCAGAAGCAGCGCGTGGCGCTGGCGCGCGCACTGGCCATGGAGCCGCGCGTGCTGCTGCTGGACGAACCGCTGACAGCACTGGATGCCAAGCTGCGCGAAGCCGTGCGCAGTGATCTCAACAAGCTGCTGCGCAGCCTCGGCATCACCGCCATCTACGTCACCCACGATCAGGGCGAGGCCATGGCGCTGGGGGACCGCATCGTCGTCATGGAACGCGGCAAGATCTCGCAGATCGGCACGCCCCGCGAGATCTACTATCATCCCGCCAATGACTTCGTGGCCGATTTCATCGGCGCGATGAACCGCGTGGAAGGTGTCTTGTCCGGAGACCGCCTGCTGCTGCCCCACGGCAGCCTGCCACTGCTCGACAAGCTCGATGCCGCCCGGCAGGGACAGCCGGCCTGCGCCATGTTCCGCCCCGAGGATGTGCAGGTGGTGGACCTCACCGAAGCCGACGGGCACTGCGTGCGCGGCAAGGTGCTCAATACCTTTTTCCTGGGTGACCGTACCCGTTTTGAAATCGACATTGGCGTGGAGCGTCCGGTCATCGCCGAGACCAGCCGCCGCGGCTGGTGGGAAGCCGGACAGCCGATCGCCATCCGTGTACCGGCCGAGGCGCTGGTGAAGCTGGCGCTGCGCGCCGAGAAGGAGACCGCATGA
- a CDS encoding barstar family protein, whose product MATVTLAGDRITDWDSFHTESAQAFGFPDFYGRNMDAWVDCLSYLRDDDGMCKFRLKPKEVLTIEISHSADLHKRLPDLVEDVEFCCTAINDRCEDYGEPPVIALVWK is encoded by the coding sequence ATGGCCACCGTAACACTGGCGGGCGACCGCATCACCGACTGGGACAGTTTTCATACCGAGAGCGCACAGGCTTTCGGCTTCCCGGATTTCTATGGCCGCAACATGGATGCCTGGGTCGATTGCCTGTCCTATCTGCGCGATGACGATGGTATGTGCAAGTTCAGGCTCAAGCCCAAGGAAGTGCTGACCATCGAGATCAGCCACAGCGCCGACCTGCACAAGCGCCTGCCGGACCTGGTGGAAGATGTGGAATTCTGCTGCACGGCCATCAATGACCGCTGCGAGGATTACGGCGAGCCGCCGGTAATTGCGCTGGTGTGGAAGTGA
- a CDS encoding ABC transporter permease — translation MKSLTPSVSGAPAPVAGKSPGARPRAAGNGVWLWFALPGLTIFCAFWLLPMVRLVGVGASGPEGAMAYLSVLTNRHYFTSLVSTLLLSAVVTAATLAISVFVGLFLQRNRFPGQSLLLAMLTFPLAFPGVVVGFMVIMLAGRQGLIGSLTNWLFGESLVFAYSLAGLFLGYLYFSIPRVILTVVAAAEKLDPSLEEAARSLGARPWQVLLHVVLPALLPALISSGAICFATSVGAFGTAFTLAANIDVLPMTIYNEFTGYANFATAASLSIVLGLFTWAVLALARSLTGSGVAAAA, via the coding sequence ATGAAAAGCCTGACCCCCTCCGTCTCCGGTGCGCCCGCGCCGGTGGCCGGCAAGTCGCCGGGTGCGCGTCCCCGCGCAGCGGGCAACGGCGTGTGGCTGTGGTTCGCCCTGCCCGGCCTGACGATCTTCTGCGCCTTCTGGCTGCTGCCGATGGTGCGGCTGGTCGGCGTGGGTGCCTCGGGGCCGGAAGGGGCGATGGCCTATCTGTCGGTGCTGACCAACCGCCATTACTTCACCAGCCTGGTTTCCACGCTGCTGCTGTCGGCGGTGGTCACGGCCGCGACCCTGGCCATCTCGGTGTTCGTGGGCTTGTTCCTGCAACGCAATCGCTTCCCCGGCCAGTCGCTGTTGCTGGCCATGCTGACTTTCCCGCTGGCCTTTCCCGGCGTGGTGGTCGGCTTCATGGTCATCATGCTGGCCGGGCGCCAGGGCCTGATCGGTTCCCTGACCAACTGGCTCTTCGGTGAATCGCTGGTGTTTGCGTATTCGCTGGCGGGGCTGTTTCTGGGGTATCTGTATTTCTCGATTCCGCGTGTGATCCTGACCGTGGTGGCCGCTGCCGAAAAGCTCGATCCGTCGCTGGAAGAAGCCGCGCGCTCGCTGGGGGCCAGGCCCTGGCAGGTGCTGCTGCACGTGGTGCTGCCGGCGCTGCTGCCGGCGCTGATCTCGTCGGGGGCGATCTGCTTTGCCACCAGTGTCGGCGCCTTCGGGACGGCCTTCACGCTGGCCGCCAACATCGATGTGCTGCCCATGACCATCTATAACGAATTCACCGGCTACGCCAATTTCGCCACCGCGGCTTCGCTGTCCATCGTGCTGGGGCTCTTCACCTGGGCCGTGCTGGCGCTGGCGCGTTCACTGACCGGCAGCGGCGTTGCGGCGGCGGCATAA
- a CDS encoding biopolymer transporter ExbD: MSFGGFNDNQNSAPMADINVTPMVDVMLVLLVIFIITAPMFTHALKLDLPTAQSNPAPEKPETVTLGIDAAGKLYWNDQQVSEQEMDTRLAAAAARKPQPDLQLRADKSTRYETIAEVMSAAQGAGLTKLGFVTDPKADGKSGR, translated from the coding sequence ATGAGTTTCGGCGGATTCAACGACAACCAGAACTCGGCCCCGATGGCCGACATCAACGTCACCCCGATGGTGGACGTGATGCTGGTCCTGCTGGTGATCTTCATCATCACCGCCCCCATGTTCACCCACGCCCTGAAGCTGGACCTGCCTACCGCACAGTCCAACCCGGCCCCGGAAAAACCGGAGACCGTCACGCTGGGCATCGATGCGGCAGGCAAGCTGTACTGGAACGACCAGCAGGTCAGCGAACAGGAAATGGATACGCGCCTGGCGGCAGCAGCAGCCAGGAAGCCGCAGCCCGATCTGCAATTGCGGGCAGACAAGTCCACCCGCTATGAAACCATCGCCGAGGTGATGTCGGCCGCGCAGGGTGCGGGCCTGACCAAGCTGGGCTTCGTCACCGATCCCAAGGCCGACGGCAAGAGCGGCAGATAA
- a CDS encoding MotA/TolQ/ExbB proton channel family protein, giving the protein MEQNVGFAHYWAQGDAVSHSVAYLLLLMSIASWFYILSKAWAAWRIRRGSNALEQFWQAPTLADATAAMQRLDSEQIYTPMAERAAEAADIGTRQQGAPSLNAATDPGELITRTLRREINRVSARLERGLTLLASVGSTAPFVGLFGTVWGIYHALVAVSASGTVQIDKVAGPVGEALIMTALGLLVAIPAVLAYNAFTRINRVVLAELDGFAHDLHAYLTTGERVGGMRK; this is encoded by the coding sequence ATGGAACAGAACGTTGGATTTGCCCACTACTGGGCGCAAGGCGATGCCGTTTCCCACTCGGTGGCCTATCTGTTGCTGCTGATGTCGATCGCCAGCTGGTTCTACATCCTCTCCAAGGCCTGGGCCGCCTGGCGCATCCGGCGCGGCAGCAATGCGCTGGAACAATTCTGGCAGGCGCCGACGCTGGCCGATGCCACTGCCGCCATGCAGCGTCTGGACAGCGAGCAGATCTACACCCCCATGGCCGAACGCGCCGCCGAGGCGGCCGACATCGGCACCCGCCAGCAGGGCGCGCCCTCGCTCAACGCCGCCACCGATCCGGGCGAACTGATCACGCGCACCCTGCGTCGCGAAATCAACCGCGTCTCGGCGCGCCTGGAACGCGGACTGACATTGCTGGCCTCGGTCGGCTCGACCGCGCCCTTCGTGGGCCTGTTCGGTACCGTCTGGGGCATCTATCACGCGCTGGTGGCGGTCTCGGCCAGCGGCACGGTGCAGATCGACAAGGTGGCCGGTCCCGTGGGCGAGGCGCTGATCATGACCGCGCTGGGCCTCCTGGTGGCCATTCCCGCCGTGCTGGCCTACAACGCCTTCACCCGCATCAACCGCGTGGTGCTGGCCGAACTGGATGGCTTCGCACACGACCTGCATGCGTATCTGACCACCGGCGAGCGCGTCGGCGGCATGCGCAAATAA
- a CDS encoding phosphodiesterase, producing the protein MILGQISDLHIKTDGKKSYRVVDTAEALRRCVQQVNGLKQRPDVLLITGDLVDFGKPSEYACLRDLLAPLTMPYYLLPGNHDERNALRAAFPEHAYLQQGGERIEYVIEEHAVRIIALDTVIPRASGGELAPASLQWVDEVLAQQPGRPTVIAMHHPPFTTGIGHMDDMGLANPQALEAVVRKHPQVERILCGHLHRSIQRRFGGTLATTCPGVSHQVQLDLDPQAPSCFVMEPPGFQLHWWDAAGRSLVSHTAFIGEFDGPYPFYDGDELID; encoded by the coding sequence ATGATCCTGGGACAGATTTCCGATTTGCACATCAAGACCGATGGCAAGAAATCCTATCGCGTCGTCGATACCGCCGAAGCCCTCCGGCGCTGCGTGCAGCAGGTCAACGGGTTGAAGCAGCGCCCCGATGTGCTGCTCATCACCGGCGACCTGGTGGACTTCGGCAAGCCGTCCGAATATGCCTGCCTGCGCGACTTGCTGGCACCGCTGACCATGCCGTATTACCTGTTGCCGGGCAACCATGACGAGCGCAATGCGCTGCGTGCGGCCTTCCCGGAGCACGCCTATCTGCAGCAGGGCGGTGAGCGCATCGAGTACGTGATCGAGGAGCATGCCGTGCGCATCATCGCGCTCGATACCGTCATCCCGCGCGCCAGCGGCGGTGAACTGGCGCCTGCCAGCCTGCAGTGGGTCGATGAAGTGCTGGCGCAGCAGCCCGGGCGTCCGACCGTGATCGCCATGCATCACCCGCCCTTTACCACTGGCATCGGCCACATGGATGACATGGGCCTGGCCAATCCGCAGGCGCTGGAAGCGGTGGTGCGCAAGCATCCGCAGGTCGAGCGCATCCTGTGCGGACACCTGCATCGTTCGATCCAGCGCCGCTTCGGCGGGACGCTGGCCACGACTTGTCCGGGCGTGTCGCATCAGGTGCAACTGGACCTGGATCCGCAGGCGCCGTCCTGCTTCGTGATGGAACCGCCGGGATTCCAGCTGCACTGGTGGGATGCGGCTGGAAGGAGCCTGGTCAGCCATACGGCGTTCATCGGGGAATTCGATGGGCCGTATCCGTTTTACGATGGGGATGAGTTGATTGATTGA